One Mesorhizobium sp. L-2-11 genomic region harbors:
- a CDS encoding esterase-like activity of phytase family protein, which yields MIFLRGGFRQTLFAATFVASIALSAPTAAGTVSVELIEISARLIDRFHIGGDEKRFGPLEFVGGLEMTSPSRDFGALSAFRFRKPGSDFIGVADTGFWFFGTVTHDADKRPSGIRNFHMQQMADEADQPIDEKWEVDAEGLAVKDGIATVGFERSHRVAQFEVDPDGMKPQFRQLDFLVPPWELRRNRGFETVTHANPDGQHQGGLVVVSEKSLDKSGNIYAAVIEGPHKGVFTVKRNGNFDIADGAFLPDGDLLLLERSFSMAGGVKMRLRRIYGESVEKGAVADGPVLMEADMGYQIDNMEGLDVWTRDDGALMVSLVSDDNHSMLQRNLYLEFVLHED from the coding sequence ATGATTTTTTTGCGGGGCGGCTTTCGGCAGACGCTTTTCGCCGCCACGTTCGTTGCCAGCATCGCCTTGTCGGCTCCCACCGCTGCCGGCACCGTTTCGGTCGAGCTGATCGAAATCTCGGCACGGCTGATCGACCGGTTTCATATCGGCGGTGACGAAAAGCGGTTCGGCCCGCTCGAATTCGTCGGCGGACTGGAAATGACCTCGCCGTCACGCGATTTCGGCGCGCTGTCGGCGTTTCGCTTCCGCAAGCCCGGCAGTGATTTCATCGGCGTCGCCGACACCGGTTTCTGGTTCTTCGGCACCGTCACCCATGATGCCGACAAGCGCCCATCCGGCATCCGGAATTTCCATATGCAGCAGATGGCCGACGAGGCGGACCAGCCGATCGACGAAAAATGGGAGGTCGACGCCGAAGGCCTTGCGGTCAAGGACGGGATCGCCACGGTCGGGTTCGAGCGCAGCCACCGTGTCGCCCAGTTCGAGGTCGACCCGGACGGCATGAAGCCGCAGTTCAGGCAATTGGACTTCCTGGTTCCGCCCTGGGAGCTTCGCCGCAATCGCGGCTTTGAGACCGTCACCCACGCCAATCCTGACGGCCAGCACCAAGGCGGGCTGGTCGTGGTGTCGGAAAAGAGCCTCGACAAATCAGGCAACATCTATGCGGCTGTTATCGAAGGGCCGCACAAGGGCGTCTTCACTGTCAAGCGCAACGGCAATTTCGACATTGCCGACGGCGCCTTCCTGCCGGACGGCGACCTCTTGCTTTTGGAGCGCAGCTTTTCGATGGCCGGCGGCGTCAAGATGCGGCTGCGGCGCATCTATGGCGAAAGCGTCGAGAAGGGCGCCGTTGCCGACGGGCCGGTGCTGATGGAAGCCGATATGGGCTACCAGATCGACAATATGGAAGGTCTCGACGTCTGGACCCGCGACGACGGCGCGCTGATGGTGTCGCTGGTCTCGGACGACAACCACTCGATGCTGCAGCGCAATCTCTATCTGGAATTTGTGCTGCACGAGGATTGA
- a CDS encoding spermidine synthase, with product MIPWVQLDTAKTPDGDHELRLKRRGAEFSIMLGSNELMNSRLSGSEQALARLSCQRISGRRQPKILIGGLGMGFTLRAALAELGADAGIVVAELVPAVVAWARGPMASLFGGCLDDPRLTIRETDVGQVVRSEASAWDVILLDVDNGPEGIVHKANDALYSIAGLISARAALKPGGVLAVWSQASDSGFTRRLKQAGFAVDEVKVRANGKRGARHVIWIATDGPRPAATGARL from the coding sequence ATGATCCCATGGGTCCAACTCGACACCGCGAAAACGCCTGACGGCGACCACGAGCTCCGCCTGAAACGACGCGGTGCCGAATTCTCGATCATGCTCGGCTCGAACGAGCTGATGAACAGCCGCCTCAGCGGCTCCGAGCAAGCGCTGGCGAGGCTGTCCTGCCAAAGGATTTCCGGCCGCCGGCAGCCGAAAATCCTGATCGGCGGGCTGGGCATGGGTTTTACGCTGCGCGCCGCGCTTGCCGAGCTTGGCGCCGATGCCGGCATCGTTGTCGCCGAGTTGGTGCCCGCCGTGGTGGCGTGGGCGCGCGGCCCGATGGCCTCGCTGTTCGGCGGCTGTCTCGATGATCCGCGCCTGACCATTCGCGAGACGGATGTCGGGCAGGTCGTGCGATCGGAAGCCTCGGCCTGGGATGTCATCCTGCTCGACGTCGACAATGGGCCGGAAGGGATCGTCCACAAGGCAAACGATGCCCTTTACAGTATTGCCGGGCTGATCAGCGCGAGAGCAGCGCTCAAGCCCGGCGGCGTGCTGGCGGTCTGGTCGCAGGCATCCGACAGCGGTTTTACCCGCAGGCTCAAGCAGGCGGGCTTCGCCGTCGACGAAGTCAAGGTCCGCGCCAATGGCAAGCGCGGCGCACGCCACGTCATCTGGATCGCGACCGACGGACCCCGGCCTGCCGCAACCGGCGCCAGGCTGTAG
- a CDS encoding queuosine precursor transporter — MSFFSRYLPFVAAMALVVVASNVLVQFPLQGAIGGLSLADILTWGAFTYPFSFLVTDLANRRYGPAVARRIVFVGFTAAVICSVVIPPLLFRYGLIEFETAADRLVRIAAASGTAFLIAQLLDVTVFNRLRRQSWWRAPIVGTLVGSVFDTAVFFTIAFSAAFAFAGPNDGFALETAPLIGVLPIEAMRWVSWALGDLGVKLIIAVVALIPYRLLAARWSQPALAA; from the coding sequence ATGAGCTTTTTCTCCCGATACCTGCCCTTTGTCGCGGCCATGGCGCTTGTCGTGGTGGCGTCGAACGTCCTCGTGCAGTTCCCGCTGCAGGGTGCGATCGGAGGCCTGTCGCTGGCCGACATTCTGACCTGGGGCGCCTTCACCTACCCGTTCTCCTTCCTGGTCACCGACCTTGCCAATCGCCGCTACGGTCCGGCTGTGGCGCGCCGGATCGTGTTCGTCGGCTTCACGGCGGCAGTGATCTGCTCGGTCGTCATCCCGCCCTTGCTATTCCGCTACGGCCTGATCGAATTCGAAACGGCTGCCGACCGGCTGGTGCGCATTGCGGCGGCTTCCGGCACCGCGTTCCTGATCGCGCAGCTGCTCGACGTGACCGTGTTCAACCGGTTGCGCCGGCAGAGCTGGTGGCGGGCGCCGATCGTCGGCACGCTGGTCGGCTCGGTGTTCGACACCGCGGTGTTCTTCACGATCGCCTTTTCGGCGGCTTTCGCCTTCGCTGGCCCGAACGATGGCTTTGCGCTCGAAACCGCGCCGCTGATCGGCGTGCTGCCGATCGAGGCGATGCGCTGGGTGTCATGGGCGCTCGGCGACCTCGGCGTGAAGCTGATCATCGCCGTGGTGGCGCTGATCCCCTACCGGCTGCTTGCCGCCCGCTGGAGCCAGCCGGCACTGGCGGCATAG
- the rpmB gene encoding 50S ribosomal protein L28 has protein sequence MSRTCELTAKAVMSGNNVSHANNKSKRRFLPNLVNVTLISEALNQNVRLRISANALRSVEHRGGLDAFLAKADAKELSQRARLLKKQIAKKLAEQPAA, from the coding sequence ATGTCCCGCACCTGCGAACTCACTGCCAAGGCAGTCATGTCCGGCAACAATGTGAGCCACGCCAACAACAAGAGCAAGCGTCGCTTCCTGCCCAATCTCGTCAATGTGACGCTGATCTCGGAAGCGCTGAACCAGAATGTGCGCCTGCGCATTTCGGCCAACGCGCTGCGTTCGGTCGAGCATCGCGGCGGCCTTGATGCGTTCCTGGCCAAGGCCGACGCCAAGGAGCTGTCGCAGCGCGCGCGGCTGCTGAAGAAGCAGATCGCCAAGAAGCTTGCCGAACAGCCGGCCGCTTAA
- a CDS encoding DUF3108 domain-containing protein, translating into MLRSSHALLASLAVALPTATSAATQQSFKGEYTVSVHGFSVARASFSSSYEGDTYSIEGSVSSAGLATIFDDTRGTVSSKGKISGKQLQPQAFRADYKSGDKASMIDIRFANGTVVATKIVPAPKKRNPKNWIPVAASHLASVLDPMAATVIHADSLDKVCGRTVKLYDGEMRANLRLTYESKGSTSVRGYKGDTVTCRLDFEPVAGYRKNRKSLDYLRKRSRITVTFAPVGQTGVYAPIHATVGTKIGTLTVSAERFEATE; encoded by the coding sequence ATGCTTCGTTCGTCTCATGCTCTCCTTGCCTCGCTCGCCGTGGCGCTGCCGACGGCAACGTCTGCCGCCACGCAACAATCCTTCAAGGGCGAGTATACGGTTTCGGTTCACGGCTTCTCGGTGGCCAGGGCAAGCTTTTCCAGCAGTTACGAAGGCGATACCTATTCGATCGAAGGCAGCGTCTCCAGCGCCGGCCTCGCCACAATCTTCGATGACACGCGTGGCACGGTCTCGTCGAAGGGCAAGATTTCGGGCAAGCAATTGCAGCCGCAAGCGTTCCGCGCCGACTACAAATCGGGCGACAAGGCATCGATGATCGATATCCGGTTCGCCAACGGCACAGTTGTCGCGACGAAGATCGTGCCTGCGCCGAAGAAGCGCAATCCAAAAAACTGGATACCGGTGGCTGCCAGCCATCTCGCCTCGGTGCTCGATCCGATGGCCGCCACCGTCATCCATGCCGATAGTCTCGACAAGGTCTGCGGGCGAACGGTGAAACTCTATGACGGCGAGATGCGCGCCAATCTGAGGCTGACCTATGAGTCGAAAGGCTCGACCTCGGTGCGCGGCTACAAGGGCGATACCGTCACTTGCCGGCTGGATTTTGAGCCGGTGGCGGGTTATCGCAAGAACCGCAAATCCTTGGATTACCTGAGAAAGCGCAGCCGCATCACGGTGACGTTTGCGCCGGTCGGCCAAACCGGCGTATATGCGCCGATCCACGCCACGGTCGGCACGAAAATCGGCACGCTCACCGTCAGCGCGGAGCGGTTCGAAGCGACAGAATAG
- the yddG gene encoding aromatic amino acid exporter YddG yields the protein MERATLIGFSAVAMWALLALLTDASGKVPPFLLSAITFTIGTGVGLVARLFTPATAGSEKIPPQVWVIGIAGLFGYHFFYFTALRNAPAVEASLIAYLWPLLIVLGSALMPGERLAWNHVVGALLGLAGTFLIVTKGGGLAFDARYAFGYAMAGVCAVLWASYSLLSRRFPSVPTSIVTWFCAATAALSLVCHLLLEETVLPVGAGQWLAVLGLGLMPVGAAFYAWDIGVKRGNIQVLGAASYAAPLLSTLVLISAGFAEPSLRIFAACVLITGGAALAAKSLFLRKRAAGEAGA from the coding sequence ATGGAGCGCGCAACACTGATCGGCTTCTCGGCGGTCGCCATGTGGGCGCTGCTGGCGCTGCTTACGGACGCTTCCGGCAAGGTGCCGCCATTCCTGCTTTCGGCGATCACCTTCACGATCGGCACCGGCGTCGGGCTCGTCGCGCGGCTGTTCACGCCGGCCACCGCCGGGAGCGAGAAAATACCGCCGCAAGTGTGGGTGATCGGCATTGCCGGCCTGTTCGGCTATCACTTCTTCTATTTCACTGCGCTGCGCAACGCGCCGGCGGTGGAGGCGAGCCTCATCGCCTATCTGTGGCCGCTGCTGATCGTGCTCGGATCGGCGCTGATGCCGGGCGAGCGGCTGGCCTGGAACCATGTCGTCGGCGCACTGCTCGGCCTTGCCGGCACTTTCCTGATCGTCACCAAGGGCGGCGGGCTTGCCTTCGACGCGCGCTATGCATTCGGCTATGCGATGGCCGGCGTCTGCGCCGTGCTGTGGGCGTCCTATTCGCTGTTGTCGCGCCGCTTTCCGTCGGTGCCGACCAGCATCGTCACCTGGTTCTGTGCGGCCACGGCAGCGCTTTCGCTTGTCTGCCATCTCCTGCTGGAAGAGACAGTCCTGCCTGTCGGCGCCGGCCAGTGGCTGGCCGTGCTCGGCCTCGGCCTGATGCCAGTGGGCGCGGCCTTCTACGCCTGGGATATCGGCGTCAAGCGCGGCAACATCCAGGTGCTGGGCGCGGCAAGCTACGCCGCGCCGCTGCTGTCGACGCTGGTGCTGATATCAGCCGGTTTCGCCGAGCCGTCCCTGCGCATCTTCGCCGCCTGCGTGCTGATCACCGGCGGCGCAGCGCTTGCGGCGAAATCGCTGTTTTTGCGCAAGAGGGCAGCAGGCGAGGCAGGGGCGTGA
- a CDS encoding lysoplasmalogenase family protein, with translation MPFPGGIDANANAALLFSLAAAVIYAFTIDMPQMLARSAVKTLAVAMLAVLASLQGGPWLLIAALALSAIGDALLSRDGEKAFLGGLASFLAAHGFYIALFLRSGDGVGLFLAEPWRAAIAGAMAVFALAMLFALWRRVSPAALRLPISVYIATILAMGISALTLSNLWVVGGAVLFMASDGLLASEKFLLSAISPHRDWTRYAVWMLYYAAQMAITMGFLLG, from the coding sequence ATGCCGTTTCCCGGCGGCATCGACGCCAACGCCAATGCGGCGCTGCTGTTTTCGCTGGCCGCGGCGGTGATCTACGCCTTCACCATCGACATGCCACAGATGCTTGCGCGTTCCGCGGTCAAGACGCTGGCCGTGGCAATGCTCGCCGTGCTGGCATCGCTGCAGGGCGGTCCGTGGCTGCTCATCGCTGCGCTGGCGCTCAGCGCCATCGGCGATGCATTGCTGTCGCGCGACGGTGAAAAGGCCTTTCTCGGCGGACTGGCCAGTTTTCTCGCTGCGCATGGGTTTTACATCGCGCTGTTCCTGCGCTCCGGCGATGGCGTCGGGCTGTTTTTGGCCGAGCCGTGGCGCGCGGCGATTGCCGGGGCAATGGCCGTGTTCGCGCTCGCCATGCTTTTTGCGCTCTGGCGCCGTGTCAGCCCCGCCGCCCTGCGCCTTCCGATCAGCGTCTATATCGCGACGATTCTTGCCATGGGAATTTCGGCCCTCACTCTGAGCAATCTCTGGGTCGTCGGCGGCGCCGTGCTGTTCATGGCGTCCGACGGGCTGCTCGCCTCGGAAAAGTTCCTGCTGAGTGCCATCTCGCCGCACCGCGACTGGACGCGCTACGCGGTCTGGATGCTGTATTACGCCGCCCAGATGGCGATCACGATGGGTTTCCTGCTGGGTTAG
- a CDS encoding cupin domain-containing protein: MTSSAEIIATLGLKPHPEGGWYAETFRDGAEGARGHSTAIYFLLEQEQVSAWHRVKDAAEVWHFYAGAPLALSIHRENGPVIEQVLGTALAAGERPQIVVPAGWWQSARSLGEWTLAGCTVAPGFDFAAFELAEPGWSPNPAGNPS; encoded by the coding sequence ATGACCAGTTCCGCCGAAATCATCGCGACGCTCGGCCTGAAACCGCATCCGGAAGGCGGCTGGTATGCCGAAACCTTCCGCGATGGCGCGGAAGGCGCTCGCGGCCATTCGACCGCGATCTATTTCCTTTTGGAGCAGGAGCAGGTGTCGGCCTGGCACCGCGTCAAGGACGCCGCCGAGGTCTGGCACTTTTATGCCGGCGCCCCGCTGGCGCTGTCGATACACAGGGAAAACGGGCCGGTGATCGAGCAGGTGCTCGGCACGGCACTGGCGGCAGGCGAGCGGCCGCAGATCGTGGTGCCGGCAGGCTGGTGGCAGTCGGCGCGCAGCCTGGGCGAATGGACGCTGGCCGGCTGCACCGTGGCGCCGGGTTTCGATTTCGCCGCATTCGAGCTGGCCGAACCGGGCTGGAGTCCTAACCCAGCAGGAAACCCATCGTGA
- the gloB gene encoding hydroxyacylglutathione hydrolase: MPVEIEQFMCRSDNFGVLVHDPKSGETAIIDAPEEAPILAAIERTGWTPTMILITHHHVDHVEANLALKQRYKLRIVGPEAEQAKIPGIDETVEQGSVIHLGEERIDVIATPGHTAGHVSYHLPASKVAFTADTLFALGCGRLFECKPPVMFDSLKKLAALPAETIVYCGHEYTLSNARFALTVDPTNSALKERAAKIEALRAGDKPTLPTTIGEELSTNPFLRWHDPAIRKHLGMENASDAEVFAEIRKRKDNF; the protein is encoded by the coding sequence ATGCCGGTTGAAATCGAACAATTCATGTGCCGCAGCGACAATTTCGGCGTGCTGGTGCATGACCCGAAAAGCGGCGAGACCGCGATCATCGACGCGCCCGAGGAGGCGCCGATCCTGGCCGCGATCGAGCGCACCGGCTGGACGCCGACGATGATCCTGATCACGCATCACCATGTCGACCATGTCGAGGCCAATCTGGCGTTGAAGCAACGGTATAAGCTACGCATCGTCGGACCGGAGGCGGAACAGGCCAAGATTCCCGGCATCGACGAAACCGTCGAGCAGGGTTCGGTCATCCACCTCGGCGAGGAGAGGATCGACGTGATCGCCACGCCCGGCCACACGGCGGGCCATGTCTCCTATCATCTGCCGGCGTCGAAAGTGGCGTTCACCGCCGATACGCTGTTTGCGCTCGGCTGCGGCCGGCTGTTCGAGTGCAAGCCGCCGGTGATGTTCGATTCGCTGAAGAAGCTCGCGGCGCTTCCGGCCGAGACGATCGTCTACTGCGGCCATGAATACACGCTGTCCAACGCCCGCTTCGCGCTGACCGTCGACCCGACCAATTCGGCGCTGAAGGAGCGCGCCGCGAAAATCGAGGCGCTGCGCGCCGGCGACAAGCCGACGCTGCCGACCACCATCGGTGAGGAACTGTCGACCAACCCGTTCCTGCGGTGGCACGATCCGGCAATCCGCAAGCATCTCGGCATGGAGAACGCCTCCGACGCCGAAGTGTTCGCCGAAATTCGCAAGCGCAAGGATAATTTCTGA
- a CDS encoding class I SAM-dependent methyltransferase, producing MHSDIVDLRSFYSTTLGRLAERSITMALSSIWAVVPNERLVGLGYTLPWLERFGTDAERVFAFMPATQGAVVWPATGPTATALVFDEELPLVDASIDRMLLVHSLEHAENPRETLNEIWRVLSPAGRVVIVVPNRRGVWARFEHTPFGSGRPFSRGQLTELLREANFTPAAWSDALFFPPSRRRFMMRFHNVLERAGRRFWPIFSGVIVVEAQKRLYQGVPVVQRASRRVFVPVFSPHGATRLGRISPTGNAPSSGRR from the coding sequence ATGCATTCCGATATCGTCGACCTTCGCTCCTTTTATTCGACCACGCTCGGGCGATTGGCCGAACGCTCGATCACCATGGCGTTGTCCTCGATATGGGCTGTTGTGCCCAATGAGCGGCTGGTCGGCCTCGGCTACACTTTGCCGTGGCTGGAGCGGTTCGGCACCGATGCCGAACGTGTCTTTGCCTTCATGCCGGCGACGCAGGGCGCGGTGGTCTGGCCGGCCACGGGGCCGACCGCGACCGCGCTGGTCTTCGATGAGGAATTGCCGCTGGTCGATGCCTCCATCGATCGCATGCTGCTCGTCCATTCACTCGAACATGCCGAGAACCCGCGCGAGACGCTGAACGAAATCTGGCGGGTGCTGTCGCCCGCCGGCCGCGTCGTCATCGTCGTGCCCAACCGGCGCGGTGTCTGGGCCCGTTTCGAGCATACGCCGTTCGGCAGCGGCCGGCCCTTCTCGCGCGGCCAGCTCACCGAATTGCTGCGCGAAGCGAATTTCACGCCCGCGGCCTGGTCCGACGCCCTGTTCTTCCCGCCGTCGCGGCGACGCTTCATGATGCGGTTCCACAATGTGCTGGAGCGCGCCGGCCGCAGATTCTGGCCGATCTTTTCAGGCGTCATCGTCGTCGAGGCGCAGAAGCGGCTCTATCAGGGTGTGCCAGTCGTCCAGCGCGCCTCGCGCCGCGTCTTCGTGCCGGTTTTCTCGCCGCATGGCGCCACAAGGCTCGGCCGGATATCGCCGACCGGGAATGCGCCGTCGTCGGGCCGTCGATGA
- a CDS encoding ABC transporter ATP-binding protein/permease — protein MADHPDFEVSAKPIAASVEASSLRDQLATIRLALAKSPIRKQLLWACLGIVAVIVATSIGQVLLNRWNEPFYDALARRDMQGFLHQLLVFAAIAGGLVVLNVGQTWLDQTIRLKLREALTVDLIGEWMRPARAFRLANAGAIGVNPDQRLQQDAGHLSDLSTGLGIGLLQSFILLVSFVGVLWSLSSGFVFHVGGYSLAIPGYMVWAAILYAGTASWLSWLVGRPLIRFNSDRYTREAELRSSVVRVNENVDAIALAHGEADARRRLELDLGTVLGAMRRIYSAQINLSWVTDSYGWITVVAPILVASPVYFAGDISFGGLMMAVGAFNQVHSSLRWFINNIGGIADWRATLMRVADFRIALAETDVLHHTERRIEFGENPDGRLTFDKLEIASRDGCTKLAEPHVEIRAGERVMITGDPRAGKTLFFRAIAGLWPWGSGRIGMPAGEVPTFVPRKPYFPLGTLREVLDHADAAVSDSEISAVLAEVGLGRLSSSLDRSARWERELSDDEQRLLAFARLVLRQPKWVIIDEALDTFDGATLQRVLSMLEARLADAAILNIGRGQHNIEFFPRSLAIVKDVERPALKPIRVRAGAIEPPPAVAKAHQEA, from the coding sequence ATGGCTGATCATCCGGATTTCGAGGTCAGCGCCAAGCCGATTGCCGCGTCGGTCGAGGCCAGCAGCCTGCGCGACCAGCTGGCGACAATCAGGCTGGCGCTGGCGAAGTCGCCGATCCGCAAACAACTGCTCTGGGCCTGCCTCGGCATAGTCGCCGTCATTGTGGCAACCTCGATCGGGCAGGTTCTGCTCAATCGTTGGAACGAACCCTTTTACGACGCGCTGGCTCGGCGCGACATGCAGGGTTTCCTGCACCAGCTTCTGGTGTTTGCCGCCATCGCCGGCGGGCTTGTGGTGCTCAATGTCGGCCAGACCTGGCTCGACCAGACGATCCGGCTGAAGCTGCGTGAGGCGTTAACCGTCGATCTGATCGGTGAATGGATGCGGCCGGCGCGGGCTTTCCGGCTCGCCAACGCCGGCGCCATCGGCGTCAACCCGGACCAGCGCCTGCAGCAGGATGCCGGGCATCTCTCCGATCTTTCGACCGGTCTCGGCATAGGGCTATTGCAGTCGTTCATTCTGCTTGTTTCGTTCGTCGGCGTCCTGTGGTCGCTGTCTTCCGGCTTCGTCTTCCATGTCGGCGGCTATTCGCTTGCGATTCCGGGCTACATGGTGTGGGCCGCCATTCTCTATGCCGGCACCGCCTCCTGGCTGAGCTGGCTGGTCGGACGGCCGCTCATCCGCTTTAACAGCGACCGCTACACGCGCGAGGCGGAGTTGCGCTCCTCGGTGGTCCGCGTCAACGAGAATGTCGACGCCATCGCGCTTGCGCACGGCGAGGCCGACGCGCGACGACGGCTTGAGCTCGACCTCGGCACGGTGCTGGGCGCGATGCGGCGCATCTACAGCGCCCAGATCAATCTTTCCTGGGTGACCGATTCCTATGGCTGGATCACTGTCGTCGCGCCGATCCTCGTCGCCTCACCGGTCTATTTCGCCGGCGATATCAGCTTCGGCGGGCTGATGATGGCTGTCGGCGCCTTCAACCAGGTGCATTCCTCGTTGCGCTGGTTCATCAACAATATCGGCGGCATCGCCGATTGGCGCGCCACGCTGATGCGCGTCGCCGATTTCCGCATCGCGCTTGCTGAAACGGATGTGCTCCACCACACCGAGAGGCGCATCGAGTTCGGCGAAAATCCGGACGGCAGGCTGACATTCGACAAGCTCGAAATTGCGTCGCGGGATGGATGTACGAAGCTCGCCGAGCCGCATGTCGAAATCCGTGCCGGCGAGCGCGTCATGATCACCGGAGATCCGCGCGCCGGCAAGACGCTGTTCTTCCGCGCCATTGCCGGTCTGTGGCCTTGGGGAAGCGGGCGGATCGGCATGCCGGCCGGAGAGGTGCCGACCTTCGTTCCCCGAAAACCGTATTTCCCGCTGGGCACGCTGCGCGAGGTGCTGGACCACGCCGATGCGGCGGTCAGCGACTCCGAGATCTCGGCGGTGCTTGCCGAGGTCGGCCTCGGGCGACTGTCATCCTCGCTCGACCGGTCGGCGCGCTGGGAGCGCGAATTGAGCGATGACGAGCAGCGCCTGCTTGCCTTTGCCCGGCTGGTCTTGCGGCAGCCGAAATGGGTGATCATCGACGAGGCTTTGGACACGTTCGACGGCGCGACGCTGCAGCGGGTGCTGTCGATGCTGGAGGCGCGTCTTGCCGACGCCGCGATCCTAAATATCGGCCGTGGCCAGCACAACATTGAATTCTTCCCGCGCTCATTGGCGATCGTGAAAGACGTCGAGCGACCGGCTCTGAAGCCAATCCGCGTCAGGGCCGGCGCGATCGAACCACCCCCGGCCGTCGCCAAAGCCCACCAAGAGGCATAG
- a CDS encoding IS630 family transposase (programmed frameshift): MVGYSMDLRERVVAAVKVEGLSRRAAAARFGVSYSAAIEWLKRVEQTGSVAPRQVGGYKPKKISGAWRDWLVERCREKDFTLRGLVAELGERGLKVDYRSVWEFVHAEKLSHKKKTLIAAEQDRPDVARRRRQWVLYQDRIDPARLVFIDETWTKTNMAPLRGWAPVGQRIKAKVPNGHWKTMTFLAALRHDRVEAPWLIDGPINGERFLLYVEKVLVPTLQPGDIVVMDNLGSHKGKAVRRAIRKAGARLFFLPKYSPDLNPIEQLFAKLKHWLRKAAKRTVETVCNAIGQILNRVTPLECSNYFANSGYDRR, from the exons ATGGTTGGATATTCAATGGACCTGCGCGAACGGGTTGTTGCGGCGGTCAAGGTTGAAGGGCTTTCGCGGCGCGCGGCGGCTGCTCGATTTGGCGTCAGCTACAGCGCGGCGATCGAGTGGCTGAAGCGGGTGGAACAGACGGGGAGCGTGGCGCCCCGCCAAGTGGGCGGCTACAAGCCGAAGAAGATATCGGGAGCGTGGCGCGACTGGCTTGTCGAGCGCTGCCGGGAGAAGGACTTCACCTTGCGCGGGCTTGTGGCCGAACTTGGCGAGCGTGGCCTGAAGGTTGACTACCGCTCGGTGTGGGAGTTCGTGCACGCCGAGAAGCTGTCTCACA AAAAAAAGACGCTGATCGCCGCCGAGCAAGATCGTCCCGATGTTGCGCGCCGACGGAGGCAATGGGTTCTGTATCAGGACCGGATCGACCCCGCCCGCCTGGTGTTCATCGACGAGACCTGGACCAAGACCAACATGGCCCCGCTCAGGGGTTGGGCACCGGTCGGACAGCGGATCAAGGCCAAAGTTCCCAATGGCCACTGGAAGACAATGACCTTTCTGGCTGCGCTGCGTCATGATCGCGTCGAAGCGCCCTGGCTCATCGACGGGCCGATCAACGGCGAGAGGTTCCTCCTCTATGTCGAGAAGGTTCTCGTGCCCACTCTCCAGCCGGGCGACATCGTTGTGATGGACAATCTCGGCAGCCACAAAGGCAAGGCCGTGCGTCGCGCCATCCGAAAGGCCGGCGCGAGGCTCTTCTTCCTGCCGAAATACTCGCCTGACCTCAATCCGATCGAACAGCTCTTCGCCAAGCTCAAGCACTGGCTGCGAAAGGCCGCAAAGCGCACCGTTGAAACGGTCTGCAACGCCATCGGCCAGATTCTCAACCGCGTCACACCGCTCGAGTGCTCAAATTACTTCGCAAACTCAGGCTATGACCGCAGGTAA
- the metW gene encoding methionine biosynthesis protein MetW, producing the protein MSVNHAQRVDLEVVADLIPPQSRVLDVGSGDGLLLELLQATKQVDGRGMELSQRGVNECVARGLSVIQGDADKDLKFYPDKGFDFVVLSQTLQATRNPKLVLDELLRIGKHAIVSFPNFGHWRVRLSLFIEGRMPVTKDLPYSWYDTPNIHFCTIRDFVNLCEELGATVEKATALDANGQKIGLSMPWWFWNFFGQQAVFLLKR; encoded by the coding sequence ATGAGTGTCAACCACGCCCAGCGCGTCGACCTCGAAGTCGTCGCCGATCTCATCCCGCCGCAGTCGCGGGTGCTGGACGTCGGCTCCGGCGATGGTCTGCTGCTCGAATTGCTGCAGGCGACGAAGCAGGTCGACGGCCGCGGGATGGAACTGTCGCAGCGCGGCGTCAACGAATGCGTGGCGCGCGGCCTGTCCGTCATCCAGGGCGACGCCGACAAGGACCTCAAATTCTATCCCGACAAGGGTTTTGATTTCGTCGTCCTGTCGCAGACCCTGCAGGCGACCCGCAACCCGAAGCTGGTGCTCGACGAATTGCTCAGGATCGGCAAGCACGCCATTGTCTCCTTCCCCAATTTCGGCCACTGGCGGGTGCGCCTTTCGCTGTTCATCGAAGGGCGGATGCCGGTGACCAAGGACCTGCCCTATTCCTGGTACGACACGCCCAACATCCATTTCTGCACCATCCGCGACTTCGTCAATCTCTGCGAGGAGCTTGGCGCAACGGTGGAAAAGGCAACCGCGCTCGACGCCAATGGCCAGAAAATCGGCCTGTCGATGCCATGGTGGTTCTGGAACTTCTTCGGCCAGCAGGCGGTGTTCCTGCTGAAGCGATAA